Proteins encoded within one genomic window of Hermetia illucens chromosome 2, iHerIll2.2.curated.20191125, whole genome shotgun sequence:
- the LOC119650251 gene encoding neurotrophin 1 isoform X2, which translates to MKFSVLGITIAFVLLSGGSFLRAEEDDDLIDFPFDGDSSESLGAFELNRETANKPVVRLDDFGDEFNDDVAVESDNGDGQKKASFVKNKEKLIRTALSKALTNRSLRQKFVEVVPILRVLSKPQRLAFASLITTQINAKPGQELKLKQVESMFGDSRKLILPIVFDIANLVKHAAKSVLDQQQFKKYPIDQIAEADTEVLRRNYEVLPGDDGDIVDYEYVDEVMDAKDINAVVSNSSDISPKRRSKRSAPLSFLERLSFLMPRGNQRRSVNGAYQIEDRRLNTTNVNVNVQDQQALSTEGSQTIADDSVDSSSLVYEQIEDLAFNELNGTEIQLNQTDTNNESDFEELPKPESLIRSRPRVVSNKLGHGHRKPPQYRHPIRSRKTPNPLGHCERFTSSMCIRTEDYPMEQIMGSIRRHRNAMSALLAEFRDKSAELEQQEILDDLLLNKKRREDDNATPGGMCSSVVRYARPQKARSATGEWKYIVNTGQHSQTLRLEKCSNPQESCSYLTENYRSRCVQIYNYHRLLSWDKTRGLHVDIFKVPTCCSCHVDGYRDLYPPIASSNIGNKLKDYSHFSKLNPYSTISDDEDYDDEEEVSESIAYQFGNGFKKVKSNKYDPLHSGSSIKSSLDFAKGPTKIGTHTANLGTYLSPPYDEFDSNYPFKRGPELSSQNVGLVGGLSSVPRRALSHGYHHDVGDRLDQDIGGSEGGKELSRLRPPERPAYRDYRQQLQRMTPHIVRTRFSIQSFPGPLRKRI; encoded by the exons ATGAAATTCAGTGTGCTCGGCATAACAATAGCCTTTGTGCTGTTAAGTGGCGGTAGCTTCTTGCGTGCCGAAGAAGATGATGATTTAATTGATTTCCCATTCGACGGTGATTCGAGCGAGTCATTGGGCGCATTTGAATTAAATCGAGAGACCGCTAATAAGCCAGTGGTTAGGCTCGATGACTTTGGGGACGAATTCAATGATGACGTCGCTGTAGAAAGTGACAATGGAGATGGTCAGAAGAAAGCTAGTTTCGTGAAAAATAAGGAGAAGCTGATCAGAACTGCTCTTTCAAAGGCGCTCACGAATAGATCTTTGCGGCAAAAATTTGTTGAAGTGGTTCCTATTCTTCGGGTGCTGTCGAAACCTCAAAGATTAGCTTTTGCATCGCTTATAACGACGCAAATTAATGCCAAGCCGGGACAGGAGCTGAAGTTGAAGCAG gTAGAATCTATGTTCGGCGACAGCAGAAAGTTAATTCTTCCAATTGTCTTTGACATCGCAAATTTAGTGAAACACGCCGCCAAGAGCGTTCTAGATCAACAACAATTTAAGAAATATCCAATTGATCAAATAGCTGAAGCGGATACCGAGGTACTACGAAGGAACTATGAAGTCTTACCAGGGGATGATGGCGATATCGTCGATTATGAGTATGTGGATGAAGTCATGGATGCAAAGGATATTAACGCAGTCGTTTCAAACAGTTCAGATATTTCCCCAAAGCGACGATCCAAACGCTCAGCACCTTTATCTTTTCTTGAGCGATTATCATTTCTGATGCCAAGGGGAAATCAAAGGCGTTCTGTCAATGGTGCTTATCAAATTGAAGATAGAAGACTAAATACCACTAACGTAAACGTAAATGTTCAAGACCAACAAGCTTTGTCGACAGAAGGTTCGCAGACTATCGCTGATGATTCAGTGGATAGTTCCTCACTAGTATACGAGCAAATCGAAGATTTAGCTTTCAACGAACTGAATGGAACAGAGATTCAGCTGAATCAAACAGATACAAATAATGAATCTGATTTCGAGGAGCTACCGAAACCGGAAAGCCTAATTCGATCGAGACCTCGAGTTGTGAGCAATAAGCTTGGTCATGGTCACAGAAAGCCGCCGCAATACAGACATCCAATTAGGTCGCGTAAAACGCCTAATCCCTTGGGTCATTGTGAAAGATTTACTTCGTCAATGTGTATCCGAACTGAGGATTATCCTAT GGAGCAGATAATGGGAAGTATTAGACGACACAGAAATGCTATGTCGGCACTTTTAGCGGAGTTTAGAGATAAATCAGCGGAACTGGAGCAACAGGAGATTTTAGACGATTTGCTGTTGAATAAGAAAAG ACGAGAAGACGATAATGCGACTCCGGGTGGAATGTGCTCAAGCGTGGTACGATACGCTCGGCCACAGAAGGCACGCTCCGCAACAGGCGAATGGAAATACATTGTAAACACTGGACAACACTCGCAGACGTTACGTTTGGAAAAATGCAG TAATCCGCAAGAGAGCTGCTCCTACCTGACTGAAAATTATCGTTCCCGATGCGTTCAGATCTACAATTACCACAGGCTTTTAAGTTGGGACAAAACTCGTGGCCTTCACGTGGATATATTCAAAGTGCCGACTTGCTGTTCTTGTCATGTGGATGGTTACCGCGATTTGTATCCACCAATTGCGTCGTCAAATATAGGGAACAAATTGAAAGATTATTCACATTTCTCAAAATTGAACCCATACAGTACCATATCCGATGACGAGGATTATGATGATGAGGAGGAAGTTTCAGAGTCAATTGCTTACCAGTTCGGGAATGGTTTCAAAAAAGTCAAGTCAAATAAGTATGATCCATTGCACAGTGGGTCCAGTATAAAGTCTTCTCTGgactttgccaaaggaccaaCAAAAATTGGTACACACACTGCCAATTTAGGCACCTACCTGAGCCCTCCTTATGATGAGTTTGATTCAAACTACCCTTTTAAACGTGGTCCTGAATTAAGTTCACAGAATGTAGGGCTTGTAGGGGGTTTGTCTTCTGTGCCACGACGCGCCCTGAGTCATGGCTATCACCATGACGTCGGCGACCGACTCGATCAGGACATTGGCGGTAGTGAGGGCGGTAAAGAG CTCAGCAGACTCCGACCTCCAGAGAGACCCGCCTATCGGGATTATCGCCAGCAACTGCAACGAATGACTCCCCATATCGTCCGGACCAGGTTTTCGATACAAAGTTTTCCGGGACCACTTCGAAAACGGATATGA
- the LOC119650251 gene encoding neurotrophin 1 isoform X1, producing MKFSVLGITIAFVLLSGGSFLRAEEDDDLIDFPFDGDSSESLGAFELNRETANKPVVRLDDFGDEFNDDVAVESDNGDGQKKASFVKNKEKLIRTALSKALTNRSLRQKFVEVVPILRVLSKPQRLAFASLITTQINAKPGQELKLKQVESMFGDSRKLILPIVFDIANLVKHAAKSVLDQQQFKKYPIDQIAEADTEVLRRNYEVLPGDDGDIVDYEYVDEVMDAKDINAVVSNSSDISPKRRSKRSAPLSFLERLSFLMPRGNQRRSVNGAYQIEDRRLNTTNVNVNVQDQQALSTEGSQTIADDSVDSSSLVYEQIEDLAFNELNGTEIQLNQTDTNNESDFEELPKPESLIRSRPRVVSNKLGHGHRKPPQYRHPIRSRKTPNPLGHCERFTSSMCIRTEDYPMEQIMGSIRRHRNAMSALLAEFRDKSAELEQQEILDDLLLNKKRREDDNATPGGMCSSVVRYARPQKARSATGEWKYIVNTGQHSQTLRLEKCSNPQESCSYLTENYRSRCVQIYNYHRLLSWDKTRGLHVDIFKVPTCCSCHVDGYRDLYPPIASSNIGNKLKDYSHFSKLNPYSTISDDEDYDDEEEVSESIAYQFGNGFKKVKSNKYDPLHSGSSIKSSLDFAKGPTKIGTHTANLGTYLSPPYDEFDSNYPFKRGPELSSQNVGLVGGLSSVPRRALSHGYHHDVGDRLDQDIGGSEGGKEVTVYPPIDTSTVRPSRKRISSVSTAQQTPTSRETRLSGLSPATATNDSPYRPDQVFDTKFSGTTSKTDMSKRINYNYHPIIDFFEEQAQHLSSSSQLALSTTTGLPKIFTGYRTSNEIPNVVQPVDSNWRPVVVE from the exons ATGAAATTCAGTGTGCTCGGCATAACAATAGCCTTTGTGCTGTTAAGTGGCGGTAGCTTCTTGCGTGCCGAAGAAGATGATGATTTAATTGATTTCCCATTCGACGGTGATTCGAGCGAGTCATTGGGCGCATTTGAATTAAATCGAGAGACCGCTAATAAGCCAGTGGTTAGGCTCGATGACTTTGGGGACGAATTCAATGATGACGTCGCTGTAGAAAGTGACAATGGAGATGGTCAGAAGAAAGCTAGTTTCGTGAAAAATAAGGAGAAGCTGATCAGAACTGCTCTTTCAAAGGCGCTCACGAATAGATCTTTGCGGCAAAAATTTGTTGAAGTGGTTCCTATTCTTCGGGTGCTGTCGAAACCTCAAAGATTAGCTTTTGCATCGCTTATAACGACGCAAATTAATGCCAAGCCGGGACAGGAGCTGAAGTTGAAGCAG gTAGAATCTATGTTCGGCGACAGCAGAAAGTTAATTCTTCCAATTGTCTTTGACATCGCAAATTTAGTGAAACACGCCGCCAAGAGCGTTCTAGATCAACAACAATTTAAGAAATATCCAATTGATCAAATAGCTGAAGCGGATACCGAGGTACTACGAAGGAACTATGAAGTCTTACCAGGGGATGATGGCGATATCGTCGATTATGAGTATGTGGATGAAGTCATGGATGCAAAGGATATTAACGCAGTCGTTTCAAACAGTTCAGATATTTCCCCAAAGCGACGATCCAAACGCTCAGCACCTTTATCTTTTCTTGAGCGATTATCATTTCTGATGCCAAGGGGAAATCAAAGGCGTTCTGTCAATGGTGCTTATCAAATTGAAGATAGAAGACTAAATACCACTAACGTAAACGTAAATGTTCAAGACCAACAAGCTTTGTCGACAGAAGGTTCGCAGACTATCGCTGATGATTCAGTGGATAGTTCCTCACTAGTATACGAGCAAATCGAAGATTTAGCTTTCAACGAACTGAATGGAACAGAGATTCAGCTGAATCAAACAGATACAAATAATGAATCTGATTTCGAGGAGCTACCGAAACCGGAAAGCCTAATTCGATCGAGACCTCGAGTTGTGAGCAATAAGCTTGGTCATGGTCACAGAAAGCCGCCGCAATACAGACATCCAATTAGGTCGCGTAAAACGCCTAATCCCTTGGGTCATTGTGAAAGATTTACTTCGTCAATGTGTATCCGAACTGAGGATTATCCTAT GGAGCAGATAATGGGAAGTATTAGACGACACAGAAATGCTATGTCGGCACTTTTAGCGGAGTTTAGAGATAAATCAGCGGAACTGGAGCAACAGGAGATTTTAGACGATTTGCTGTTGAATAAGAAAAG ACGAGAAGACGATAATGCGACTCCGGGTGGAATGTGCTCAAGCGTGGTACGATACGCTCGGCCACAGAAGGCACGCTCCGCAACAGGCGAATGGAAATACATTGTAAACACTGGACAACACTCGCAGACGTTACGTTTGGAAAAATGCAG TAATCCGCAAGAGAGCTGCTCCTACCTGACTGAAAATTATCGTTCCCGATGCGTTCAGATCTACAATTACCACAGGCTTTTAAGTTGGGACAAAACTCGTGGCCTTCACGTGGATATATTCAAAGTGCCGACTTGCTGTTCTTGTCATGTGGATGGTTACCGCGATTTGTATCCACCAATTGCGTCGTCAAATATAGGGAACAAATTGAAAGATTATTCACATTTCTCAAAATTGAACCCATACAGTACCATATCCGATGACGAGGATTATGATGATGAGGAGGAAGTTTCAGAGTCAATTGCTTACCAGTTCGGGAATGGTTTCAAAAAAGTCAAGTCAAATAAGTATGATCCATTGCACAGTGGGTCCAGTATAAAGTCTTCTCTGgactttgccaaaggaccaaCAAAAATTGGTACACACACTGCCAATTTAGGCACCTACCTGAGCCCTCCTTATGATGAGTTTGATTCAAACTACCCTTTTAAACGTGGTCCTGAATTAAGTTCACAGAATGTAGGGCTTGTAGGGGGTTTGTCTTCTGTGCCACGACGCGCCCTGAGTCATGGCTATCACCATGACGTCGGCGACCGACTCGATCAGGACATTGGCGGTAGTGAGGGCGGTAAAGAGGTAACTGTATATCCACCGATCGATACATCTACAGTGCGTCCGAGTAGGAAACGAATTTCTTCTGTGTCCACAGCTCAGCAGACTCCGACCTCCAGAGAGACCCGCCTATCGGGATTATCGCCAGCAACTGCAACGAATGACTCCCCATATCGTCCGGACCAGGTTTTCGATACAAAGTTTTCCGGGACCACTTCGAAAACGGATATGAGCAAACGCATTAACTACAACTATCATCCCAtcattgatttcttcgaggaacAGGCTCAGCACCTTTCGTCATCGAGCCAGTTAGCACTTTCGACAACGACGGGGCTCCCGAAAATTttcacaggatatcgaacctCGAACGAGATACCAAACGTAGTTCAGCCGGTGGACAGTAACTGGCGTCCGGTGGTCGTCGAGTAA